From a region of the Deltaproteobacteria bacterium genome:
- the murG gene encoding undecaprenyldiphospho-muramoylpentapeptide beta-N-acetylglucosaminyltransferase encodes MNIIIAGGGTGGHLFPGIAIAEEIMARDGNNRVLFVGTERGIEKRVLPGLGYDLATIDVAGIKGTGLSNTLKVMSKLPRSFVQSLGIIRSFKPDLVLGVGGYASGPSVLTAHLLGLKTAIAEQNAYPGITNRILSRCVDRIFLTFPDGEGRFPKKKSLHTGNPIRAAFTSATINATRDDRKFNLLVFGGSQGAQAINQAVLASLDKLEPIRETLRIIHQTGVHEVEAVTKIYKERGYDADIHPFIMDMPKVYGQANLLVCRAGATSIAEMTASGRAAILIPYPYATNDHQTKNAEVLVQAGAAVLLPETRLSGETLGETILSLYRNPDSISRMEVRANQLAKRNAAAEIVDVCVSLVDKKKGS; translated from the coding sequence ATGAATATCATCATCGCCGGCGGCGGCACTGGGGGTCATCTCTTTCCCGGGATCGCGATTGCCGAGGAAATTATGGCCCGTGACGGGAACAACCGTGTCCTTTTTGTCGGAACGGAACGCGGAATTGAGAAGCGTGTTCTTCCCGGTCTCGGTTATGATCTGGCCACGATAGACGTGGCGGGAATCAAGGGGACGGGTCTGTCAAACACGTTGAAGGTCATGAGTAAGCTGCCCAGGAGTTTCGTGCAGTCCCTCGGCATTATCCGGTCTTTCAAGCCGGATCTTGTATTGGGTGTCGGCGGCTATGCCTCGGGTCCCTCTGTCCTCACGGCCCATCTTCTGGGCTTGAAAACCGCCATTGCGGAACAGAATGCTTACCCGGGCATCACAAATCGGATCCTGTCTCGTTGCGTCGACCGGATCTTTCTGACCTTTCCTGACGGGGAGGGCAGATTTCCCAAAAAGAAAAGTCTGCACACGGGGAATCCAATCCGGGCGGCGTTCACCTCAGCAACCATCAATGCGACAAGAGATGACCGAAAATTCAACCTCCTTGTTTTCGGAGGCAGTCAGGGAGCCCAAGCCATCAACCAGGCTGTCCTGGCCTCGCTGGACAAGCTGGAACCGATCAGGGAAACCCTTCGTATCATCCACCAAACCGGTGTCCATGAGGTGGAAGCGGTCACCAAAATATACAAGGAAAGAGGGTACGATGCGGACATCCACCCGTTCATCATGGACATGCCCAAGGTTTACGGACAGGCAAATTTACTTGTCTGCAGGGCGGGGGCAACCTCGATCGCTGAAATGACAGCCAGCGGCCGGGCGGCGATTCTGATTCCTTATCCCTATGCCACCAACGATCATCAGACAAAGAACGCCGAGGTTCTTGTCCAGGCGGGAGCGGCGGTCCTTTTACCAGAAACGCGTCTGAGCGGGGAGACTCTTGGGGAAACCATACTTTCTCTTTACCGCAATCCGGACTCGATCAGCCGAATGGAAGTACGTGCGAACCAGTTAGCCAAGCGGAATGCCGCGGCGGAAATCGTCGATGTTTGTGTTTCTCTGGTCGATAAGAAGAAAGGTTCATGA
- the murD gene encoding UDP-N-acetylmuramoyl-L-alanine--D-glutamate ligase produces the protein MALTAKNILIIGLGKTGIATARFLAKQKARIVATDQNTGAEIDAALNEIRNEDIPVRATAYDHHALDHIDMVIPSPGVPPYDPLLVEALRQGIPIHSELEIASRFLKPPMVAITGTNGKTTTTTLVGQILKDAGKRVFVGGNIGIPLIQYCDSHQKEDFVIVEVSSFQLQWVSTFRARCAVLLNAAPDHLNYHGSLASYRETKERIFLNQDEKDLAILNADEEHFLNLSKRLPAKTLFFSSTRKVERGLSVQNEGLVLSGFGAHDEIYPREMIKLPGLHNAENVMAAVMASRMCGCLPEQIVGTISNFRGLPHRIEFVGEKRDVAYYDDSKGTNAAAVARALETFQRPVVLLVGGRDKDGNFEILQSLIRKHVKTLILFGEARNTIKEKIGGLVETGTSPSLEGAVEEARRRAQAGDVVLLSPGCASFDEFADYRERGEFFQTLVRKL, from the coding sequence ATGGCCTTAACGGCGAAGAACATTTTAATTATCGGCCTGGGGAAAACCGGCATCGCCACAGCCCGTTTCCTTGCAAAACAAAAGGCTCGGATTGTTGCCACCGATCAAAATACGGGAGCGGAGATCGACGCCGCCCTGAATGAAATAAGGAATGAAGACATCCCCGTTCGCGCCACCGCTTACGATCATCATGCCCTCGACCACATCGATATGGTCATTCCCTCTCCCGGTGTTCCCCCATATGATCCGCTGCTCGTGGAAGCCCTTCGACAGGGCATCCCCATTCACAGCGAACTGGAGATCGCCAGCCGCTTTCTGAAGCCGCCCATGGTGGCCATCACGGGAACAAACGGGAAAACCACAACCACCACCCTCGTCGGGCAAATTCTGAAAGACGCGGGTAAGAGGGTTTTTGTCGGAGGAAACATCGGCATACCCCTCATTCAATATTGTGACAGCCACCAAAAAGAGGATTTTGTCATCGTAGAGGTAAGCAGTTTCCAGCTTCAATGGGTCTCGACGTTTCGCGCCCGTTGTGCCGTTCTGTTGAATGCCGCCCCTGACCACCTGAACTACCATGGCTCTCTCGCCTCTTACCGGGAGACCAAGGAACGGATTTTTCTGAACCAGGACGAAAAGGATCTGGCGATTCTGAACGCCGACGAAGAGCATTTCCTAAATCTTTCGAAACGCCTCCCGGCAAAAACCCTCTTTTTCAGTTCAACCCGGAAGGTGGAGCGGGGTTTGTCCGTTCAGAACGAAGGGCTTGTTCTCTCCGGCTTCGGCGCACATGACGAAATTTACCCGCGGGAAATGATCAAACTGCCGGGACTGCATAATGCCGAAAACGTCATGGCGGCCGTTATGGCCAGTCGCATGTGCGGTTGCCTTCCGGAGCAGATTGTCGGAACCATCTCCAACTTCCGGGGCCTTCCTCACCGTATCGAGTTTGTCGGGGAAAAACGGGACGTAGCCTATTACGATGACTCCAAAGGGACCAATGCCGCCGCCGTGGCCCGTGCCCTGGAAACATTCCAGCGGCCCGTCGTCCTGCTTGTCGGAGGAAGAGACAAGGATGGAAATTTTGAAATTCTGCAATCACTGATCAGAAAGCATGTCAAAACGCTCATTCTTTTTGGAGAAGCACGCAATACCATTAAGGAAAAAATTGGAGGCCTCGTGGAAACCGGCACTTCCCCTTCATTGGAAGGGGCCGTGGAGGAAGCGAGACGGCGCGCGCAGGCAGGCGACGTGGTCCTTCTCTCCCCAGGCTGTGCCAGCTTCGATGAATTTGCTGATTACAGGGAACGGGGGGAATTTTTTCAAACGTTGGTAAGAAAGCTGTAA
- the ftsW gene encoding putative lipid II flippase FtsW has product MESLSVSQNKQDILLMLATLALVTVGTAMIYSSSAIMATERFHDAQYFLKRQIVFVVLGLVLMYLLARFPYQKLKIAAYPALVVSFVMLLALFVPSVGKKVGGAVRWLNLGFIAFQVAEWVKVSLVLFLALFLTRKRQYIKEITRGILAPLVVAACLMGLIILQPDFGTTAIIAVTVMFMLYLAGARIVHLLGLVGIFTPFLIWALCQGYRWKRVTAFMDPWQDPHGTGFQIIQSMIAFGSGGPVGVGIGDGMQKLFYLPEPHTDFILSVIAEESGFLGVSVVILLYTVLIVRGFLISFRAPDLFGMLLAAGLTILIFMQVFINIAGVMGLIPLKGLTLPFLSYGGTSLMMSLAIIGILLNISSQEA; this is encoded by the coding sequence ATGGAATCCTTATCCGTATCACAAAACAAACAGGACATCCTGCTGATGCTCGCGACCCTTGCATTGGTAACAGTCGGAACGGCGATGATCTACAGTTCCAGCGCCATCATGGCCACAGAACGATTTCATGACGCCCAATACTTTCTGAAAAGGCAAATCGTTTTCGTCGTCCTGGGGCTGGTGCTCATGTACCTCCTGGCCCGTTTCCCTTACCAAAAACTGAAAATCGCGGCCTATCCGGCCCTGGTCGTTTCCTTTGTCATGCTGCTGGCGTTGTTTGTTCCCTCCGTGGGGAAAAAAGTGGGAGGGGCCGTCCGCTGGCTCAACCTTGGCTTCATTGCCTTTCAGGTCGCCGAATGGGTGAAGGTATCCCTTGTGTTGTTTCTGGCCCTTTTCCTAACCCGAAAAAGGCAATACATTAAAGAAATTACCCGTGGCATTCTGGCCCCTCTGGTCGTGGCGGCCTGCCTCATGGGACTCATCATTCTCCAGCCCGATTTCGGCACAACGGCCATCATCGCCGTTACGGTTATGTTCATGCTCTATCTCGCCGGAGCCAGAATCGTTCACCTGCTGGGACTGGTCGGCATTTTCACCCCTTTTCTTATCTGGGCGCTCTGTCAGGGTTATCGATGGAAACGGGTGACAGCCTTTATGGATCCGTGGCAAGACCCCCACGGTACGGGTTTTCAGATCATACAGTCCATGATCGCCTTTGGTTCCGGCGGACCTGTCGGCGTCGGCATCGGCGACGGGATGCAAAAACTCTTTTATCTCCCGGAACCGCACACGGACTTTATTCTTTCCGTTATTGCCGAAGAAAGCGGATTCCTGGGTGTATCCGTTGTCATTCTGCTTTACACGGTGCTGATCGTCCGGGGCTTCCTCATCTCATTCAGGGCTCCCGATCTTTTCGGCATGTTACTGGCGGCGGGACTGACCATTCTGATTTTTATGCAGGTCTTCATTAACATCGCAGGCGTCATGGGGCTGATTCCTCTCAAGGGATTAACCCTTCCCTTTTTAAGCTACGGAGGAACCTCTCTGATGATGAGCCTTGCTATCATTGGAATATTACTGAACATCTCATCACAGGAAGCGTGA
- a CDS encoding phospho-N-acetylmuramoyl-pentapeptide-transferase, with amino-acid sequence MLYHLLYPLHTTFSSFNVFRYITFRTIYAAITALVICFIVGPWLIGKLQSLDVGQSIREDGPQTHHSKKGTPTMGGILIIFAVVVSTLLWSNLTNMYVWLIILVLVGYGIIGFFDDYRKITNQSSRGISGKFRLLSEITIAFFVSLVIYVRPEFSHAVTIPFFKTALPDIGIFYIFLTTFIIVGTANAVNLTDGLDGLAIGPAITCFMTYLLFAYFAGNIKIAHYLQIPYTSGAGELTIFCGAIVGAGIGFLWYNTYPAQVFMGDVGSLSLGGTLGTLAILTKQEILLAIVGGIFVLETFSVIFQVSWFKISGGKRIFRMAPIHHHFELKGWPEPKIIVRFWIISVLLALVAMSTLKLR; translated from the coding sequence ATGCTTTACCATCTCCTTTATCCGCTGCATACAACGTTCTCATCCTTTAATGTCTTTCGCTACATCACCTTCCGCACAATTTATGCGGCAATCACGGCGCTGGTGATCTGCTTCATCGTCGGCCCCTGGTTAATCGGCAAACTCCAGAGTCTCGATGTGGGACAGTCCATCCGGGAAGATGGCCCCCAAACGCATCATTCCAAGAAGGGTACGCCAACCATGGGGGGCATTCTGATCATCTTCGCTGTCGTGGTCTCCACCCTCCTTTGGTCGAATCTGACCAATATGTATGTCTGGCTGATTATTCTTGTTCTCGTCGGATATGGAATCATCGGTTTCTTTGACGATTACCGGAAAATAACCAACCAAAGCAGCCGGGGTATTTCAGGAAAATTTCGGCTTCTCTCCGAAATCACGATCGCATTTTTCGTCAGTTTGGTGATTTACGTTCGCCCTGAATTCAGTCATGCCGTAACCATTCCGTTTTTTAAGACCGCTCTCCCCGATATCGGTATTTTTTATATCTTCCTGACAACCTTTATCATCGTTGGAACAGCCAACGCCGTGAACCTCACGGACGGCCTGGACGGTCTGGCTATCGGCCCGGCCATTACCTGTTTCATGACATACCTCCTGTTCGCCTACTTCGCCGGAAACATCAAGATCGCCCATTATTTGCAGATTCCCTATACCTCCGGAGCAGGCGAGTTGACCATTTTCTGCGGGGCCATTGTCGGTGCCGGAATTGGCTTTCTCTGGTACAACACTTACCCTGCCCAAGTGTTCATGGGCGATGTCGGCTCCCTTTCCCTGGGCGGGACGCTGGGAACCCTCGCCATTCTCACCAAACAGGAAATTCTGCTGGCCATCGTGGGCGGGATTTTTGTCCTGGAAACCTTCTCGGTCATCTTTCAGGTCAGCTGGTTCAAAATCAGCGGAGGCAAACGTATTTTCCGGATGGCCCCCATTCATCATCATTTTGAATTGAAGGGCTGGCCCGAGCCCAAGATTATCGTTCGCTTCTGGATTATCTCGGTTTTGCTGGCCCTGGTAGCCATGAGCACACTAAAGCTGCGTTAG